From the genome of Balaenoptera ricei isolate mBalRic1 chromosome 13, mBalRic1.hap2, whole genome shotgun sequence:
ATACCTCTTCCACGCAAGGAATTCTCTCTTACTGCTCCTTTCCTGATGGAGCATGTCTTGGCTGCAGTCCTACCTGGGACAAGTCCCAGATAATGATCATCTTTGTCAAAACCTGTTTCCTGAGCACATACTTCCTGGGCTTTGGAGAGTTCAGGTGCTCAGGCAGTGCAAGGGTTGAGGTGGGCGCCATGTAGGTGGAACAGTTCAGTACCTGCAGTGAAGGATGTGCAGGTTGTTGTTTTACATGCTGTCGGGGCCGAAGAATCTAGGCTTTGAGAGCTGAGTGGGTGTCAGGGAAATTGTACTGGGGCAGAATCACTGTCCTTCCTGTCCTGGTGAGTGCTGTTTCAGAAGCAGCTTTGTGGAACAGAGGCCTTGTTCATTTTAGCACTCTTTTTTCATAGAAAGTACTTATTGATGCCTGGCCCTCCCCATGTACGTGTTCCTTTGATAATTTTTcccgggttggggggagggggggagggatgagcGTTTCTAGGGTCAGTTCTCTCAGAAGAAGTGGGTTCAGTGGACTTTGGAAGGCAAGCCTTGGCTGGGCAGGGGAGAGACACAGGTTTCTTCTGTGTAACAATTGAGTGTCCTTGATGATGCACCCAGGTGGAGGGAAAGTTGGCCTCTGATCCATGAAGGGATGTAGAGCAGGCAGGGGACCATCCTACTGTGGTTCTCACACTGGGTCTGGTGAATTCAGTCACCTGAGGAGGTACTCCCTTCCACCTTAAAATATAGATTTCTAGGCCTGGCCcttctaattcagtaggttttAGGTTGTATCTTAGtatgaatagataaaaaagaaatcccaCACTGATGCATGCAGGTTCGGGTGCCGCAGCTCTAGGGCTCTGAAGATAAGTCTGTCTCGTGAGCCGCCATCTAGATATGTGCTGGGGCCGTGGTCAAATCCTAATTGGTTCTGGCCAGGTCTCAGCCACGGATGGGAGTGACAGGCCTTTGTCCACAAGCTGTTGGTTGTGTGGCCTTGCCGTTGCCATCTCAGCCTGTCACACTTCTGGGAGAAGCCCTGCTCCAAGTAGCTGGCGGGGTCCAGTGAGTCCTGCCCCTGACCGATAGGGAGACAGATGGCGACAGTGACTGAGGGTCCAGAGGCAGGTCCCAGCCATTCTCAGCCTCACTCCGCTCTGGATGGGGGAATCTCAGAAAATGGTGAGGAAAGTCTTCTTTTCCCTCCTGGCCTCCCTGAAAAGCAAGTCCAGAGAAGAACCCCAAATTCCCTGGGGAAGAGCAGGAGAAGCAGAAATGACCTtatggggagggggttgggaagGGCAGGGGACAAGGATCCTTTGGGCCGAGGACCTGAGCCTCAGCTGGGCTAGTAATGTAATGCATCCTCTTTCATCGAGGGGTCGGAGGGAGAGGCGAGGAGCCCATTCTGTCTCAGCCAACTGAGAGGATAAAATAGGAACGggaattttcttttgtctctttttcctaTTACGACAGTAATATATGGCTCttctaaaaaattcaaacagGACAAAAATAGGCAATGCAGGAAGTGATAGTTCCCTGCAACCTCACCCCgcagagataaccactgttactGCTGTGGTGTGTGGAGTGTGACTAGCTGGGGCTCAGGACCCCTGACCTTATGCCCAAGTGAAGGATGTCTGTGCGTGCGGATTCCCGTCGCTCAGGGCTTGGTGGGGTTGCGGCTGGAGTCCATATACTTCTCTTTGCCCCACCTCCTAGAATCTTTCTGTGCTAAATGAGGCCCAGTCCAGGTTTGGGCAAGGTGACTTGGCCCTGAAAGAGTTAAAGGGTCAGGCCCAAAGTGGACGTTGGGTTGCGAAAGCAGGGGCGTGAGGATGTTGATGGTAGCTGGTTTGTCTTTCTATTAAATGTCTCCTCGCGCCCCCAGACACATCCTCACACGCATCCCGTCAGTCTGTCTCTCAGCTCTCTTCCCcgctccctgcccctcctccccatcttTCCTCCCTGTGCCTGCTTATCACAAGAGCAGCACGGAAACACCCACACACCCTCTGAGCATAGCCCTCCGCCCTCCCTGCTTGTGCCACCGTCTCTCCTGACCCAGCCTTACCAGGGGGTGGTCTCTTGGGTTGGGAGGGAAAACCAACAGCCCAGGCTCCCTTCACTCAGGCCATCCAGTGATCCCCAAGCAGAGGCTGGGTGCATAGCCCGCAATGGGCACCCAAGAGGTTAGTCATGGTGGACTCTTCCAAAGGGATGCAATTGGAAGTGTCCCTGGGaagaccttttctttctttttttttttttttttaaagtcacagcATTTAAACCTACCACCACTACCAAGCCCTTGCAGTGACTTAATTCTGGACATTTGGATGTGCAGGGACTTTCATACAAAAGATCTCCCACTTAATGTCCATGAGAAGCTCAAGGAGCTGGTGTTGCGGGGTGAGCAGATCCTAGGTGGGAGATGACCCCCATAGCACGGACTGAGGCGTGTGGGGTGTGGTACAGTGTGtagtgtctgtgtgtggtgtggtgtgtgtatcCTCTGAGGGACTTGGAGCCCTTCAGTGACCAATTTGACCACCTCCACCGGGCTTTATTCCACGTTCATGCTTGGTTGGCTGAGTCCAGAATTCTGTGCTGGAAGcttttccctcagaattttgaaggcgTGACTCCATGTGGTGCCCAGTGTTGCTCATGAGGACCTGATGCTATTCTAATTCCCGAATGTGCAAACCTGTCTCCCCTCTTTGGAAACCTTTAGGGTCTCCTTTTTATACCTGGTGCTCTGAAACCTTGCAGTGATCCCTGCTGGCTGGGTCTTTCCTTGTTCATTGTGCTGCATGCTTGTGGGCCCTTCTGTGCCGGTGCGCATGTCCTTCAGGAGAACTTTCTTGTATTGTTTCTTtcatgatctctttttttttttttaacatctttattggagtataattgctttacaatggtgtgttagtttctgcttcataacaaagtgaatcagttatacatatacatatacccccatatctcttccctcttgcatctccctccctcccgccctccctatcccacacctctaggtgatcacaaagctcTTTCATGATCTCTTGCTCATTGTGTTCTCTGTGTGCTcactgtgtcttctttttttaattaatagagtttagttttagttttaggtttacagaaaaacaagtggaaagtacagagagctCCCGTATGTATTCCCTCACACCCCCTCCTGCTCTAGTTTCCTCTGTTATTAACTTCttacattagtgtggtacatttgctaTGATTGATGAGCCAATagcaatacattattattaattagagTCTCCTTCCTGGCTGCTTGTTCTTGGATAAGTTACTTCACCACAGAGCTTTGACCTCCTGATCTGTAAGATCCCAGGTTTGCTGTGCGGTGTAAATGGAAGGGAGATGAGCACCCCCGCATTCCTTTGTAACACACGGTCGGTTGATGCTTACAGATGAGTGAGTGCTCTTTCCCTTCCCTGGGTCTCTTGCTTAAGGCCCCTTTATGCCTTCTTGTCTGTTCCTCCAGCTTGCAGAGGTGTTCCTGGCGGGGCTTGGGGTGAGTAACTGAGCgggtgaggtgtgtgtgtgtgtgtgtgtgtgtgtgtgtgtgtgtgtacatgcactaGTGTTCCTGGCCCTGGGCCTCTGGGTTAACTGTTCTTTCCTGGACTCACTGGTGGCTCAGCGCAGAGCTTAGGCTGGGACTAGCCAAAGGAGATGATGTAAATGGGAAAATGTGGGTAGGTGCGTCTGTACCTGGGGCCTGGAGTTGAAAGGGTTCCTCCCAGACCCGGCCttgctgctctgggcctcagagtTTCAGATgtggggggctggggcaggggaggtcTCTGAGCTCCAGGGAAGGTGCCGGGGCAGGAGGGTCACTTGGCTGCCTTGCCTGGTAGTGCTGAAGAGCTTTCCCTACGCGGGATGTGGTTTCCTTCATCACGGAAAAGTTGTGGGTAGTTTCTTAGCTGTTCCTGTGGCCTGGAAGGCGGCAGGGCTTAAGTGTCAGAGCAGAAGCCTGTGCGGGGAGGCTGTCGTGGCTCCCGAAGCAGAGAGGGGCTCTGAGAGGTACCTGTGACCAGAGCCCCGGCACCCCCTTCTCACAGGTGGTACAAGCTGCACTCGAAGGCAGGCAAGAAGGAGAAGGAGCGTGGAGAGATCCAGGTCACCATCCAGTTCACGCGCAACAACCTCAGCGCCAGCATGTTTGACCTGTCCGTGAAGGACAAGCCTCGCTCCCCCTTCAGGAAGATCAAGGACAAGATGAAGGGCAAGAAGAAGTTTGACCTGGAATCCGCCTCTGCCATCCTCCCGAGCAGCGCCCTGGAGGACCCCGAGCTGGGCAGCCTGAGCAAGATGGGCAAAGCCAAGGGCTTCTTCCTCCGCAACAAGCTGCGAAAGTCTTCCCTGACCCAGTCCAACACCTCGCTAGGCTCGGACAGCACCCTGTCCTCAGCCAGTGGGAGCCTGGGCTGCCAGGGCCCCGGGGCCGAGCTCCTCACCCGCTCGCCCAGCCGCAGCAGCTGGCTGTCCTCCGAGGGGGGTGagtggtgggggggaaggggaggggagggggggaggggaggggggagggggggatggggaggggaggggggaggggagggaaggggggcggggaggggaggggaggggagggcgggccCCCCCCTCAGGTGTAGGGAAGGCCAGGGACCGGGCAGCGGGCTTCTAACTCGGCGTGTGCTTCCTTTCCAGGCAGGGACTCTGCACAGTCCCCCAAGTCGCTCACCCATAAAAGGACCTACAGCGATGAGGCCAGCCAGGTGCGCGCCGCTCCTCCCCGGGCCCTTCTTGACCTTCAGGGCCACCTTGACGGGACCTCTCGCTCCTCTCTCTGCGTCAACGGGAGCCACATTTACAGTGAGGAGCCCCAGGGGCCCCTGCGGCACCACAGCTCCATCTCGGGCCCATTTCCGCCCGCCGGCCCCCTGCACACTGTCTCCTCCCGGCCCTCTGAGGAGGGGCCGCGCTCTGCGGACGAGTCCTGGGGCAGAAGCAGCCGCCACACCGGCAGCTCAGAGGCGGTGCCTGGACAGGAGGAGCTAAGCCCGCAGGTGCTGGCCGTTGGGGCCCGCTGctctggagaggaggagggggcctgGCCCTCAGAGGGGAGGCCGGTGCAGGTCGCCACACCCATGGTGGCCTCCTCTGAGCCTGTGGCCGAGAAGGAGGGAGCCCGGAAGGAGGAGCGGAAGCCCCGGATGGGCCTtttccaccatcaccaccagggGCTGAGTCGGAGCGAGATGGGGCGCCGAGGCTCTTTGGGGGAGAAGGGGGTTCCCACTCTGGGGGCCTCCCCGCACCACTCGTCCAGTGGGGAGGAAAAGGCCAAAAGTAGCTGGTTTGGCTTGAGAGAAGCCAAGGAACCAACTCAGAAACCCAGGTACGTCTTTGGCAAGACCAGCTTTGATCCCTGGGATGGATGCTGGGGTGTTTGCACCGAACCCCGGGGCAGGGAGGATGGAGCAGGATGGAACCCTTGGGCAGGCTGCTGGGGCTCTGGCTTTGCATGGTTGAGCGGGAACCCTGTCTCCCTAAGCGAGGCTTGTTGTCTGTACCTGGATGCAGGTGAGTTGAAGGGCACAGCGCTCTGGGGGTCCTGTGGGCCTCACTTCCGGAGTTGGCACACCCATCccctgagggagggggagggataggaCAAAAGCAGGAAAGGCCGTTTGTATGAATTCTGTGCTTCCCAACCTCTACCTCTTGCCCGCTGGCCTCAAGGTCACCCAACTTTGGCAGGTAGAGAGGTGGGGACCGAGGACTCACTTCAGACTTCCCCCACCCTTTCTGAAGCTAGATGACTTCCCACCAGCTGTCCCAGCTGGCTCTGTGCTCTCTTCTCTCTGAGAGATGGGAGTTGAGTAATTGTCCACCCCCTCCCCTATACACTCACCCCCGGTTGCTCCCCGGCCTTGGCCAGAGGCTGTGGGCAGCTCCCCTGAAATCTGTGATCTACCCTGTGTCCTTGGAGACTCTTGGGGCTCTGGccctctctggtgtctcttggTCTTGGGGTATGGCAAGTGCTGATGGCGGCTGCTCTGTTTTGAATATGCTGAGTCCCACCTGGGAGAGGAGTGCAGGAGTCCTTCAGCCTAGGCCTGGGACAGAGTCCCTAGCCCTCACCCTGGCCCTCTGACCTCCTCGTAAGTTGGAGCCAGCGGAGGCTGCTTCACTGTCCAgcagggcccagggaggggctCCGGGCTTTGGCCAGGAGCAGGTGTCCGCCGCCGCTGCCAAGGGCCCAGGGCCAGCCCTGGACAAGAGCATCTGTGACAACCCCAGCCAGTGTGGCAAGGGCGGCCGTTACTGTTCTCTCAGCAAGCCTGCCTGTCCCCATCGGTGGATATGTGGGCCGGAGGCGGGGTGGGAAGAGTGGGCGCAGTGGTAAACGGCCAGGAGATAGGGCAGAGGGAGGGCCCCTAAACCTCTTCCCCAGCAGAGGGGAGAGGACTCCTGAAGTCCTGGTTCTTCTCTTTCCCTGTGAAATTCTGAGTTTGCTcagaggagcagggagaggaaTGCAGGACCTttcaggtttgagccctggccgtCTGGCAGCTCTCCGTACAGCCTCATAGATGGGTGTGTGGGGTGGCTCCGTCTCTGGGTGATGTCTCCCCTGCTTAGGAGCAGCTTCGGTTCCCCGCTGCCCAGCCCTGCTCACCGGGGCCCAGGGGAACCGCTGGCTACCTGCAGCCTAGAGGAAGAAGGGGACGGGCCTTTCTCAGATGCCCAGGCTGAGCTGGTGGCCCTGTGACAACTCAGAGATTGTAGGTGGtgtggtggaggg
Proteins encoded in this window:
- the RAB11FIP5 gene encoding rab11 family-interacting protein 5 isoform X2, producing MALVRGAETAAGPSRWLPTHVQVTVLRARGLRGKSSGAGSTSDAYTVIQVGREKYSTSVVEKTPGCPEWREECSFELPPGALDGLLRAQETDAGPAPWAAGSNAACQLVLTTMHRSLIGVDKFLGQAMVALDEVFGAGRAQHTQWYKLHSKAGKKEKERGEIQVTIQFTRNNLSASMFDLSVKDKPRSPFRKIKDKMKGKKKFDLESASAILPSSALEDPELGSLSKMGKAKGFFLRNKLRKSSLTQSNTSLGSDSTLSSASGSLGCQGPGAELLTRSPSRSSWLSSEGGRDSAQSPKSLTHKRTYSDEASQVRAAPPRALLDLQGHLDGTSRSSLCVNGSHIYSEEPQGPLRHHSSISGPFPPAGPLHTVSSRPSEEGPRSADESWGRSSRHTGSSEAVPGQEELSPQVLAVGARCSGEEEGAWPSEGRPVQVATPMVASSEPVAEKEGARKEERKPRMGLFHHHHQGLSRSEMGRRGSLGEKGVPTLGASPHHSSSGEEKAKSSWFGLREAKEPTQKPSPHPVKPLSAAPVEGSPDRKQPRSSLSTALSSGLEKLKTVTSGSIQPVAPAPQVGQTVDAKRLKDSGVLDQSAKYYHLTHDELIGLLLQRERELSQRDEHVQELESYIDRLLVRIMETSPTLLQIPPAPPK